atgactgaacttctcaccctatctctaagggagagtcccgccaccctgcggaggaatcGCGATCTCGtcctttcggtcattacccaaagctcatgacaataggtgagggtgggaacgtagatcgaccggtcaatcgagagctttgccttatggctcagctctttctttaccacaacagaccggtaaagagcccgcatcactgctgacccagcaccaatccgcctgtccaTCTcgttttattcagtaataacatATTCagtgtctctaaaagctccatcacagaaagttagtacatgaaatggttatgaattcacttcCTAAGACACTGCAGAAGTTTACAACTTCACAGttgttttgagaaaatattGGATTAAAAAGCGTTTTAAAAGCCACATTTAGTCACcaacatcaacattacacacGTGTGGGTTCAgtgggtttggatagtaaataaaatggtttatatttgtgttgtagtcatggtgacgtctggttcccatcaccaccactgtaaagacatccgagtctgtaagtttccctacaatgaagcatttcacaccaaaccactccgaatgactttgtttacatctcagtgactgaactggtcagttttaaatgataaacaatATTCTGTGGTTATCCATTTAATAATTTCTTGATACATTATGATCTTCCTGGAGATTTGATCGCCACTTTTCCAGCATGGCTCATTCTCTATGTTTATCACATTATGAATTCCTCATTTCTACAGATTTCCCAGTTCTTTTAGATTAATTAGCTGTGTTTATCATTCTGGACACCCTTCTTTATGTTTCACAGCTTACTTCCTACAATTCCTCATAGAAGCCTGTGAAGCTGTACAGTAGCATAATTTTCTATAcgataaataataaacaaattcgttttatattaataaaaacagtgaaGCCAAGCTTGGGAATGATATCACACCAACTACTGCATCTTATTAGTATTTAAATTTGCATATCCAGGGCCTGGTTAACCCCTTAATTGCCCAGGAGACAGACTCCCATTCCTCACGTCTATagctgcatgcaaaagtttgagcacccctggtcagTTTAAATTTTTTGAAGTGCAAGTAAGTTACAACAGTCTCTAcagacacatttctgcacattttagtacaCAACTGCCAattatttgctggatttaacagagaaaacagtctgtgcaaaagttatggtttatgttttctattgtttcacaaaaaaatgaccAGAAAATTTTAATTCCAATAGAGATGTAACtacttttacttagaaaatcatcaaaacgtGTAATAACACAACTGAAGTCTGTTTTGCATGTAGTTACTacataataagccttaggatgtAATGTCGCTGTGAATTTAAGGGGTTCAATTCTTTACTGCACAAGCATCAGTTAAATACATCTCTTCCCAGTGCTTGTTTTAAGTCAGGCTGGTGCAGATGGCCCAAACAATAACTTAAAAAGTTGTAAATCAAAGAGCAAACCATCTGTTGCAGCCCCCACACGGGACACCCCCGTTTTGAAGGACCCCAACATCGAATTATAAGCTGGCCAAAGTGGGAAAACATAGAAGGTAGAAACGAGTGTCACAACCAATTTTTATTGGCTTGTTTTAACCAAACAATACACAGAGATACATCTATAAACAATGATCGAAAAAAGAAACTGTACATTTGTACTTGCACAAGAATATTGCTACTGCTGGTATGAGTGCTGTACAGTTCAAGAGATTTTACACTTGATCGTCCGACTGCCCTGAAAAAGGGACCGAGATTTTAGCGCCTCGAAGGTGTTTAGTCGAACGTTGGCTTCGCTAAAGACATCGATATTCCATTTTCACCATCCGGACAATGTACCATAACACACTGCATATAAAGTCAAAaaatcctttcttttttttgtttgttttgtttttttttcacagctgcTTTACAAATCTAACGTGGTGCTATCacagaagagacagaaaaataaaaaaaggaaacaaaacaaaataaaaaatcaatacaCGCAATGCACAGGCCTGACGTGGAAAACTCCAGTACTAGAGAATAGGTTTATTAAGCAGAATGGTTAAAGAAAACTGCATCGGTACAAGAGTTAACATATGGAGCACGGCTTACAAACATTCTACAGGTAATCTTTCTcattataaacaataaaagaatGAGTAATTCACAGCCccctccccaacacacacacatacattacagGTTACaaaaaaaccaaaccaaaacaaaacgaaACAATCCCTCATTGAGCCGATGGAATGTTAGTCATTCGGGCAAGCTCGAAAAGTTGTCTAACCGTCGTGTGTGGACGACATACCTGCGTATGCATGATGCTACAACCTGCCCCTCTCCCTCCCCGCGTTGAACAGAAAACAGAGacgaaaggaaaaggaaaaagagaaacgACGTTTTCAATGACAATAACTGTTCTGGAGATGTAAAAATGTGGGATGTGATGAAATCCCTCTCAAAATGTATCTTTTCTTTCATAAAAAATGTGTCTCTACAATCAAACTACTAAAAAACCTGCCTTTAGAAAATAGTAGATAAAAATATTCCCCTGAATTGTACAAGAAAAGAGGTACAGGGAGCACTGATGAGACACGGCGGCAGGGCGCTGTTATTCCGCCGCGTCGTCCTTCTGCTCCGACTCTTCTGTCGCTGGTGCCTGAAagacacacaaataaaatattcaaatatttgcctgaatgtggtttttatttatttatttttttaaagttcataAAGGTTCAGTAAATATTGCACCTCCTCCTCAGATTTGGCCTCGCCATTTTCGGCAGGGACgtcctctttcttctcctcctccttggGCTTTTCAGGCTCCTTAGCTTTCTTGGGTTTGGTAGGTGTTTTCTGCACAAAACAGAATCACAGCACATTAATAACAACTTTATTTATAAAGGATGGTTCATTTATTACAACGTAGATCAAAGgaatattgtaaataaaaaaatgttattacaaACAGCAATGATTTATtacatgtaataaataaatgtgaacatattaaaatgaaaataataaataagtacCGATGAAAATGGATATACGTTTTTATCCGTTCAACATGgtatttgttttaattaaaggAAAACTTGCTAAAAGTACATaaattgcagtgttttggcAGATAAATAATGtgtcattatttattcatgaataaattaattaaccGTTTAACCAGTTCATcaatcagtttatttatttatttatttattaataaacttCTCCACACTGTAAAAGTACTTCACCTTCGCCTTTGGCTTGGGCTCTGCCTTTGGAGGCGCTggtttctggaaaaaaaaaaaaatcagggttgcaaaataaataaagcatgaaaTCGGCATAATAAATTGTTTACGTGTTGTTTTTAAGTCATTTCGTAACACAGGGCTTTTACTCACGTTCACCAGTCTTGCTGATCTCCTTTTAGGCTGGAAAGCACATAAACAAaagtataaacaaacaaacaaaaacattataatTTTAGAGCATGTAATTACTGCCAGCCAATAAAAAGTAACTTACCTCGCTGGCTTCAGTGTCATTGTTCGcctacaaaataaaagtcactcTGGTTAGTTTgactgcaaaaaatatatataattaaaaaaataataagaaatatcaataaaaaaacaacaaattgaCACAGATCAGTTTAAAATCAGAGCACAAAAAATCAGAAGTCGTCCATCTGGTGCCTGGTGATGTAAAAACCCTCGCCCCTCCCCCAGTCTATACACGTAATGTTGCTCTGCCATGGCCTGTATTGGGTCCCATGCAGAGGAGGGCAGTGCGCCCCGCCCCCctccaaccacacacacacacacacacacacacacacaaccatcagATATAAATGAAGATCTATGCAGGCCCAGGAAATCTGCCCTGCGACTAAGGACTTCTTTTTTGCGCCCGTCGTGCACAGCCCCCATGATAAGGGCAGGAGAATCTGCTAGAAGAGCTGGAGACGCCAGCGGCGCTACAATAGACCACAAATCGCCATTACTCGGCCTCGAATTTGCACGAACCTACAAATACATTAATGCACTGGTGCCCATCAcgaaaaaacagcacatgtcCACATTTTAGCTGCATTAAAGGCAGCGAGGCGCACCAAAGGGGGCTTTTCCATTGCCACACAGTCATTACAGCTGCACCCAAGCAGAcgactaaaaataaaaaacacaataagcACACGAGCAGAATAAAAATTAAGCGCAAATATGAACGAGTGCATgctgtttacagccatacagaCTGGTTTTAGACGATAGAGAAATCAAAAAGTAGCGTTAGATCCACCCCTTTGTCTGCATTCATGCAATCGTGTAGTTCATACATTTGTAAACAGTGAGCTGAGCTAGTTACCGCGACCCCCTGGCCGTGATTTAACGCCTTTCTGTGAGTAATGAAAATATATCCGAGCGCTGTGCGTTCATTCAGGGCGACCAGGGAAAATCTCTGCAGCCTACTTTTCAAATCACACGAAGCtgcagcttctcgttcgaattttccccgttccaccttaaatggtgcagcagctgcaTCCTGGCGCCCCAGCAGTTACCGTCTGCtgagccatttaaggtggaacggggaaattcgaacgagaagctggcgaagggaaagccaacttcagcctcgctCCAATCACAGCTCTCGGACGTGCTGCTGCACACACAAAACGACGGTcgaatcaaatttacacatgcAAAAGTGCAGGAAAACACCGCTTTTTGCTCCCGCTGTACACTCGTCTTTTTAATGTTAGCTATAACGTTAGAATGCAAGAACAACAAATCAAGCGTGCTACTTACTTTGCTCCTCTTGGGcatggctgctgctgcttttgcGTGTCTGTGTTGTTTCTTTAACGAAGCGAATTAAGCTCCgcggagggggaaaaaaacagtaaaatgggGGGGGACGATTAAAACAGCGCTGTTCTTTATAAGATACAGCTAAAACattcacaaatacacacacacagtcagtaaGAGGACGTTAATGTTTCCAGCGAAACAAAAACTAGCTCAAACCGGATTGGATTCGaaccccctcccctcccccttctTCTCTATTCAATTCATTCTAGCACCAGCAACCTGAGTGACGTTGGCCCCGCCCTCTGCCCCGCCCACCCCGCCCGCGGATTGGCCGTCGCCTCCCACAACAACGATTTCAAATCATAGCAGCgcgatctgattggctgcttcgTGTGTCAGTCAGCTCAGCGTTATTTGTTTCGGCAATGAgtcgagtgagtgagtggaaagaggaaaaaatggaCAGCCTTGTGTTGTCGAGGACGAGCGTAGTTTGCCAACATGTTGGCTTTCTTTAAAACGTTAAACGTTCAGTATAAGACGTGGAACTCACACAACAGGGCTATTAAATATGGTTTTGTTCCTTCGTTATGAAACGTGtacccgtgtgtgtgtgtatgtgtgtgtattcagtCATTTGTGGGGACCAACATGTCCCCCGGATGAAGGGGGAAAGGAACGTTTTGTCGATTTACACGAAAAATAGGAACCAACTTTTATTAGAAAGACGCAAAAAAGGGCCACATTTTTCCGTTTGGTCCCCGTGGGGAAGGTTAGGCAGCGCAGACAAGGAAAGAGTCCACATTAGAGGGAATACAAGCGTGTTTGCACGTATACATGGAAGTCTGGAGGAAGTGCTGTTAGAGATGGTGGCTCTGAGGCTCTGAGGTGACCAGACACTGCCAAAAAACTGCAGGTTCTAACTGTAAAGCTTTGCCACCGCTGTTGGAGGCAGAATGGTGACTGTTCTTATGGTTTTGTGTGGTGACCAGTTCTGGAAAGCTTTCAAAAATCATCCAAATATCATTTTCCACCTGCTGCCATGCATGGCACCAGCCATCCTCTGGACTCTGGTGGTCAGAGGTGCTGTTCcctgttctctctttttccaaTCAGATGTGCTCCACTCTTTAAAAAgggggttcttcaagggttctttagtaaagggaaagGTTCTATTCAAAACCATGATTTCATTCTCaaattctttgcatggtcaaatgatagatagatggagaacgtgttgtacatgtttctgtatagaacctttttgaaaatgttctatgtagaaccaaaaagggttcttctattgcaacAATTTCAAGCTtgtgacaacagaagaaccatttttggtgctatatgcaCCTATATGACGTACATATCTGATGGTTCTTCAGCTATTTacacgattaaagggttcttcgcatTGTGAAAGATTCCTcgttggttctatgtagcaccaaaaaaggcaTGACAAgatcacaatagaagaacctttatAGGAgcctatatagaaccgttttcaaaaaaggttctatatacaaccatatacaaCGCATTAACCATCAATTTGAGGAatctttcacgatgcaaagaaccctttaatcgtgcCGATggttgaagaaccatcattgtAAGTATGTTTAGCACCAACCGTTTAATGatggaaagaaccctttaatcatgcaaaggcttctttgaatgttcaaccacttaatttacaaaaaaacccttgaagaaccatctttttaagtgtgtagagaaccatatgcaacacactatccatcaatctgaagaacacttccaccctgcaaagaactatttaagcaggCAAATGGTTCTTGGTTCCATATACCTatagtctttactaaagaaccattgaagaaccgaagaacctttttttgcaTGTATTATAGACCATAAAGCAAGCaatttggtaaagaaaatgtacCTGGAATATTGTGAACTGGACAACATACAAACTGGTCATaaaactttaaattaaaaaatatttaaaagttaTATGTTTTGTGTAACTGGCCATTGTTACCATCCAGTGTATGCCCTATTATGCATATGTTACATAGCCTGCCTAAAGCTATACTGTAGATTATGACCACTTTTGCCGTGTAGGCACTGGCTTTTTGACCTAGATAATTTCCCTTCCCTAAAATTGCAGCTCAGTGTTGTGGAAGGGAATTAGGGAACAGCATGTTCGTGCCGATGCTCCTCACCCCTCCCCCTTCAGACCTCATATGGCTTTCTTTAGGCTAAAACTTTTAGGCGGGAAAATGGTTGGCTCCTGTTGGTTAAGGGCCTCCATCTTGGCATGGTCTGCACACTCGCAgcgaggggtgggggggtggggggttttCGGTGGGAGTGGCAGGTGGGTTTCAGATAACAGAGCCTGGGGGGCCCTCAGGCACAACAGCTGCCTGTTCGCCATCCCCGGGTTCCATCTACAGAGTAACAGAGACAGGAAggaagagggggggggggggctctaTGACAAACGAGTGCAacctatagagagagagagggataataaaaataagcaagACTGAAAAAGTGGGTCTGGAATGCATGCACATCTACAACATGCATGTGGCCATCTTAACAAAGGGGAGAACAACAAAGGGACATTTGAGGGCCGCACTTACGGCAGTGTACTTATTGCTGTCACTTGAATGGCTCCTGTGTTGAACTTTGTGTTAAGTCCATTGACTTTGGGGTCTAACACATGCTAAGTTGTGTGGCCTTCTTAACCCCCTAAGCTCTAAA
The DNA window shown above is from Pygocentrus nattereri isolate fPygNat1 chromosome 18, fPygNat1.pri, whole genome shotgun sequence and carries:
- the si:ch73-1a9.3 gene encoding non-histone chromosomal protein HMG-like, encoding MPKRSKANNDTEASEPKRRSARLVNKPAPPKAEPKPKAKKTPTKPKKAKEPEKPKEEEKKEDVPAENGEAKSEEEAPATEESEQKDDAAE